In a genomic window of Oncorhynchus keta strain PuntledgeMale-10-30-2019 chromosome 26, Oket_V2, whole genome shotgun sequence:
- the LOC127912205 gene encoding octapeptide-repeat protein T2-like, producing the protein MAEEMADERAGERGPRERAKGEGRGRGPKERAEGEGRRERAEGEGRRERAEGEGRRERAEGEGRRERAKGEGQRERAEGEGRRERAKGEGQGRGERAEGEGRGRVPSERAEGEGRGRGPEREPRERAEGEGRGRGPRERAEGEGRGRGPRERAEGEGRGRGPRERAEGEGRGRGPRERA; encoded by the coding sequence ATGGCTGAAGAGATGGCTGAcgagagggctggagagagagggccGAGGGAGAGGGCCAAGGGAGAGGGCCGAGGGAGAGGGCCAAAGGAGAGGGCCGAGGGAGAGGGCCGGAGAGAGAGGGCCGAGGGAGAGGGCCGGAGAGAGAGGGCCGAGGGAGAGGGCCGGAGAGAGAGGGCCGAGGGAGAGGGccggagagagagggcaaagggAGAGGGCCAGAGGGAGAGGGCCGAGGGAGAGGGccggagagagagggcaaagggAGAGGGccaagggagaggggagagggccgAGGGAGAGGGCCGAGGGAGAGTGCCGAGCGAGAGGGCCGAGGGAGAGGGTCGAGGGAGAGGGCCGGAGAGAGAGCCGAGGGAGAGGGCCGAGGGAGAGGGTCGAGGGAGAGGGCCTAGGGAGAGGGCCGAGGGAGAGGGCCGAGGGAGAGGGCCGAGGGAGAGGGCCGAGGGAGAGGGCCGAGGGAGAGGGCCTAGGGAGAGGGCCGAGGGAGAGGGCCGAGGGAGAGGGCCGAGGGAGAGGGCCTAG